The stretch of DNA CCCATGCGTTCAAAAACAGAACGTAAGATATATCTCTTTCCTAGCAAGACCTTTCATTTAAATGaccactttctctctttctcattcctcCTCGctcttgctctgtctttctctcttttttccccctctccgcCTCAGCCCCCGTGACTCTGGACCCCAACACCGCAATGCCGAATCTCCTCCTGTCCGAGGAACTGTCACGGGTCAGCCTCGCAGGTGAGAACCGGCAGCTCCCCGACAACCCAGAGAGGTTCCGTCACCACAGCATCGTGCTGGGCTCAGAGGGGTTCACCGCCGGGAGACACACCTGGGACATTGAAGTGGGGAACAACACTCACTGGGTCCTGGGCGTGGCCCAGGGGTCTGTCAGGAGGAAAGAAGAGGCTGCGGCCTTGTCCTCCAGGCACGGCTTGTGGGCCATATGCCAGATCAATGGCGAATATTCAGCCCTGGCCTCGCCGACGACACCCCTCAGTGTGAAGTGGAGGCCACGCATGATCAGGGTGGCACTGGACTGGGACAAGGGAAAGGTCACATTCTCTGACCCTATCTACGATGAACATATACACACTTACCGGAGTAAATTTACTGAAAAGTTGTTCCCATACTTCCTTACCCTCTGTAAACTccatcatctgcaaattttacctCAGAAGGTTTCTGTAAAAGTGGTATAgttcacatattcacatatagATCATTTTTGCAGTAATTTTAgccatttttttctcaccatCAAGTCTGAAAATGTCCCAATACCTAGCCATGGGACAAAGGATAGTCCTATGGTTTGTTTCCGTGACAAAAACTGTAGTGGTAGCTTAGCCCTACAACTAGTGTGGTATTCCCAACGGGACACAGGGTTTGCCTATGTTTCACTTCAgctcaaatgttttcttttctgctttatGCTCATTTGTTTTCCTAATGAGCATAAAGTCTCtatgtgtgactgtatgtgtgtatgtttgattAATTTCCTACTGACAACATTCATGCAAAGTGTTGACAGGTTTTATACCAGTATGCTTGCTATCCAGTTAACTTAGTTTTGTTTCCTGGTTACCACTGAGTTAAAAAGTTTCCCATTGATCATATGAATGTTGCACGttacatttattgaaatacattCTGCGTGTCGTAGCTGTGCTACTTGATCTATAGTGTTTGCATAAAGGGGGGAAAAGTGTGGCTAAATGATGTCTCTCCTCCCTGGTGGCCTGTGGCAGGGATGGCCATCAAGCCACtctgaaataaaggaaaaaaactaaagaaaaacacaagatgCCCGTGCAGACAACACAGTTTCAAACAAACATAGGCTAACTGAAGCAAGGTTTATGTACAATTACATTAGACCAAGAACATCTTCTTTAACTCATCAGGTGGTATATAGGCTATTATGGATGAGATAGgctatttgtttatttatcaggGATATTGTATAGCATTAAACTTACATATCGGTGTTGGTGACAGAAAGCAGGTAGGTGAACTGTACCGTTTCCTCAGCATGAAACTACAGAGCCATGTGACAAGTATTACATGTGTGGACTCACTGTTCTAACAGTTTGATCACTGGAtttgtggtgcatttttttttcccatcgtCCAAAAATTCCAGGCACATCTGAGCCACATCCTACTAATTAACCCTGTGACTGAGACAAACTGTTGGCAGACACAACACCCCCAATGGGAAACTGACTGGTTGCCTTCCAGATGAGAGCAGAGTAGTGTACAACAACTTGTGTCATAGTGTAGTGTTGTTAGCCGGTGTCATTTCCCATTGGCCGCACTACAGGTGGCCACGCTCTCCCATTGGTGCTCTTCCGAATAAATGCGATGTCTTGACACCGGTAGGACAGCATTGGGTGATAGGCTGTGGGTGATAAGCAGTATCCCTGTCACTTCCATGCTAGCCTGATGGCACAGGTGTTTGTTGCCTATTATTCAGGTATGTGCAATATAGACTGTCgattaagttttttttaatttttatgtttttgcagGAAATGCTCACCGCTGCTCTTACAATTTGGTTGTTTGTGAAGCTCATTTTTTCTCGAGTGccctgttttcttcttttattgGGTATGTGTTTGATTTGGGCGTAATTCAgacttaatgtttttttttttttaaagtctgcCCTGCTGTATATAATGGAATTAAAggaatttgtttctttttggttgGCTAAcaccattttaatgttttttttttccgatatgtttttgtttgttgtcatttcCTAACCAGGCCAAGACAGGCATGATGGGAATTGAGAATTGTAATAAATCTGTGCATAAAAAGGGAAATCTGTGCAGAGCATTCCAGGAGTCGTTACATAGGTTGCGACCCACTGTTTTCttagaaatgtaaatatacaatgaaatacacttttcaaaatggtcatctttttccacaaagagatggaaagagatCATCCACCCTCTCTACCTTTTAGATTCACTCTTTGGTAAAACTGTTTGCATCCTTGTCTTCCTCTGTGTCATCTAGACTAATGGTGCTTGTTACATCAACAGCTGCCTGCAAATGAACAGCATATACGCATAAATGCAATCACCATACGTCAACAGCTGCAGAGCGTTCAGTTCAGTGCCAGACAACAGATTAATTGTTTTCGAAATGTGTAGATAACACTTGCCATCACCAGCCTTAGTGTCTGACAAGAAGGTTAGGGACGGCTCCCGCTAGCGAGGCAGAATTTTAGCAAACATCCTGCCAACCCTCTGGTACATCTCCTTATCCTCCAGAAAGGCCTCAGTTGCTGGACAGCTCTCTGTAGGGAGGCCTCTGtggctctctggctctctgtaCTCGTGATGGAGAGGTCTGCTACTTTAAAATCCACTGCATCCCGTTTGGGGTCTGCCAGTTTTATAGGAGTGCATGGCTCTTTTAAACCCCTGTTATGTGGACCTGGACTGAGAGCCACATTTGGTGTGCCAGACTGACATCCTTCGCTGTGCCCTTGTCATCCAGCATCCATATCATTGTGTCAATGGAGGAAACACTTCACAAAACCTCTCCAGAATGTCTACGAGGAGCAGCACAGGGATAATGGCCCTTGCCAGATTGGTTAGGTTGGGCGGCACCTATTGCCGGAGTACAGGGCTGAAAGCAGGAACAGTTAATGTATAATTTGTCGTGAGTGATCACCTGATTGAATTTCATAAAATCTGCAAACAATGCCTTTTATACAAAGCAAAAGAAGCAGGACTCCCAGGTCTGATTTAGCCTgtgggagaggcagacagaagtAAGTCTCTCCTGCCACTGTGTCCACCAGTGTCAGTTCTCTGGATAGCTGTGTGGATCTCAGTTCCCTCTTTCCGTCTGCTGCAAATTCAAAGTAGTGTTCACCTCCCAGGcctgttcacaaaaaaaaccaccagggggcagttATTCACCAAAACAATGGCAGAATCCATCGAAACGCTGCATAGAATTTATTGTGCTATCATGTGGCTACTGAACCTGTCTTAGCTCAGCAAccatattattttttgtctacCATAGAGTGTAGAGCATGATTTGTTCTTACGTCATAACAAACTGTAACTGCAGATAAAATATGTAGAAAATTTGTTACCTGTACTTTCACCTTCCAGAACATGATCTGGTAAAAATTCACAGATCTAGAATatgatgacaaaatgtaaatgtaaacggTCACCGCCCTTACGCCGTCTGTCAACGCCTAGAATTTTCTCAATTTCTGCGATACATGCCTTGAATGGAACATGACTacattaaaaaagaggaaaaatcacTCACTGGCGTGGCAGGCATTACGATGAAATGTATAACAGTGAAAAGTATAATTTTagtattttcataaaataacgTGAAGCAGCAGCTGGCTGTCCTGAAGTGGTAAAATTGATAGCATGTAtcgtttgtgtgcatgtttcgTTCCATCTCTCCGCTCCCTTTATATTCCGGTCTCCCAAACCCTATCAGCggcgtttttattttttgtgccGGTGGAGCCAGACTCCgccagcagatggcgctgtTTTGCAAAAACTATGAATACTAGTTGTTTACAATATCTATTTAGGCTGCGACTATCAAAATCATTCTAGCCGTAGTGGTGCGTGCCTGGCATTATTTCGCTTAGAAAAtatttcgtgtgtgtgtgttggctagATTGCATAGGCTCCATGGGTCTGTTTCACTCCTCCTTGTGCGTTCGGCTTAGTGTGTGGGGAACACAGCCCTTTGCCCCCATGGCCCTATATGGTGAGGCAATGCGGTCGCAAAACCTAAGTGCGTTAGCTCAAAGTTAGTTTTATGCGGAGCAATGGGGCACAGATTCACGGGCCTGTACATAACAGCAAGATTCACATCATTCACATCAGTTAATCAAAATGAATTCGACTGGTATGGCATCCCAGGATCCCTTTCATTCACCTTACGAGGGTAGGCGTTTGCGCAGGCCGCTTTTGATGAACTTCCCAAGCGTTTGCTTTAAtcacagtgacactgaaaaacacagatgatTCCAATAGGTTCTAATTAGAAGTAAACAGAAACTATGAAAAACTACTTTGCgcttacatttattcattcgcTATACTTACCAGACCAGAgatttatccagagcgactcagggcaaaaaaagttaaaagtttgCAGCAATTCAAGACTAACTAATCTGAACCATGCTATCTGGTTATCAAATGGAGATTGTCAATAGTAAAGTAAGACATTTCATACCAATCGCTAGGCAGATTTACAAGTGTCTGTTGTTTGCTACAATGTAGGTAGCCCAGCAAGGTCAGTTATAAACAATGCAACATTTACATTGCCACAATCCTTTTCTAAAACTGTAGGATTAATTGTAGCAGAACTATTGCATTAAATTAAGAATTTTTATCAACAGGCCTAAATTTAGGCTGTTTAACTTCAGACCACTTCCTGTAGATTGGTTTAATCTTCTTCTGTACTGTCCCTCAGTTTCCAAACTTTTGTAAATCATGGGGAAGAATAGGagacatgatttttcaaaattatgtaGTGTTTAAACCCACCTTCAGATAAATCGTGTTTTTTTCACCCGTGCATTGTGTCTTCTCCTAAAGGACTTAAAATGCTCGTACGTATTCACTGTATGTAATCGTAAAGACATCCATTATACTGTCCGTCATTTAAGTGATAAGAAAATTCAGGAAAGTGATCTAAATGTGTCGAAGCTTTCCTTGGTAGGTGTGAAATGAATCAGAAAAGGGCGAAACCATTAACATTCCTCTaccaaacaaatacatacacacataaataactGGAGAGCTGGTGAGCTATTTTGCTGAAAACATACAattaacatacaaacatacatgatCATCTGCTTACCATCTGCTTACACAATATGGACATACATATGTTTAGACAGAGGGATGCTGTGTGGGCAGAGTTACATGACATCAGTAGatacatcacattacagcaGACCATGCATTTTAGCCTTCTGTGatcagtttattttaattagtcTATCTGCCTATTTGCAAggtttttgggtttgttttttttttttttttacattacattacattattggcatttagcagacacttatccatagtgacttacacaggttacaactttcatgttatccatttatacagctggatatttgctaaggcaattctgggttaattacctGGCCCGAGGGTACGGCAGCAGAGCCCCcgcggggaatcaaaccataACCTTTCAGCTATGggccctactccttaccattattctacactgtttttgtttttgttttttgcattttaagtcTTGAGTCGTCACTAAATATACTTAATGACCATAAGATACTGTATATTGGTAATATCAGCATGGCTTAACcgtataaataaaatgtttatacaaaataatacacaagAACATAAAAGAAAGCATTAATATTTGGTCAATGCCACAGAAATATGGAGTGTTCCCTGTCTATATCTAGTGCAATGTCGAATAACACAAAGTATATCTCAAATCCTGATCCAACAGATACGTAATGGTACAGTAATGTGACCTGTGTTGTAACACTTGGAGAAAAGTTACTTTTTCCCTTCATACAGCAATGAACAAATCCACTATAATTATGCCTATTGTTAGTGAACAGCTAAGTAGCTTTGCAGACTTCAGGTGGTCGAAAACCAGTCAGACAGCACGCTCTGTTTTACATCTCTGGCAGCACAAACAGCGAATAGTAAAATCATAATTCATGTCACTGCCATCCCATTTTCATGCACTGTCAGAAAGCATACACTTTTAGTCCTGCATCAAAAATACATATGGCAGGCATAAAATACTGCAAAAGTAGTCATTTTATCAGACCTTTACATATAAACAGTTCAGGGTCGATACATATTTTGCAGTGTTAATATCATACTCTGTATTACAATGTCAATGTACAATGagtaaaatgtacttttttcccATTAAGTCTCTGTTGTATAAAATGCACAATGTAGTATGTACAAAATTAACTCTGTGTCATGCCACACAGCAGTGGCTCTGTGGAGGCTGAGCACAGCTGTCTGACCTCATTGTGAAAACACCAGCAGCCTCACTCAGATTAAAGCCATGGGCAGCAGAGCCACGGCTCAGTCTGTTAGTGCATCCATCAAAGCTCTGGATCTGGATCAAACCGTAAGTACGTATCCCCCTTATTCCACACCATAAGTACATACCCTCCTCATTCCTTGAAGATTTAATAGAGAGATTTCTAACCTCCCTAGGGAAGGTACCCTCCTGGTCTTCACTAAGGCTGCAGAGAGCAAGTGGATAGGGCTGGAAGGAAATGAGGGCTTGGGGGTGGTGGAATCGGGGCACTGGTGATTTACAGTTAAAGAGGAGGGGACTTCCCATTGGATGTGAGTGGGCCTTGCTCCCACTGCTCCACTCTGCTAAAGACTGGACCTGCTGTTCTCCACCGTGGGTATGGCCGTGGCTAAGTTGGGGGGCACTGCattgggtgggggggaggtcaGGTGGGGCTGGCCGCAGCAGAGCAGTCTGAAGAAGGCGGCCCTCATCTCCCGGCTGGAGAGGGTGTAAATGAGCGGGTTGAGGGCGGAGTTCAGCACAGCCAGGGTGATGAACCAGTCCACCTGGTACAGAACGGGGCAGCGCCCGGACTGGCAGTCCacgtccagcagcagcagcaggaagaggggCGCCCAGCACGCCATGAACACGCCCAGCACGATGACCACGGTGCGCAGGAGGCCCAGCGAGTGCTCCGAGGGCCGGCCGCGCACGCGCCTGCTGCTGGACGTCACCAGCCAGTAGATGCGGATGTAGAGGATGAGGATGGCCACCAGCAGCGCGGTGAAGATGCTGATGCAGAAGGCTAGGTAGCTCTTGTGGTAGAGAGGCAGCACGGTGGAGCAAGAGGGCAGGCTGCCGATGCAGTTCCAGCCCAGGCTGGGAAGGGCGCCGAGCAGTACGGACACCGTCCAGcaagctcccagcatgcatagCAGCCGGCCCCGCCGGGCCACCTCGCAGGGCCGCAGGCGAACCATAGTCATGTGACGCTCGATGCCGATGATCAGCAGGCTGAAAGTGGAGGCGCTAAGGGCCACAAACATGCTGCCCTCACGTGCCAGCCACTGCCACGGCGTCAGGAAGAAGGTGCGGCGGCCGGAGGTGAAGATGTTGACCGCGTACGCCACGCCGGCCAGCAGGTCGGACAGCGCCAGGTTGCCAATGAGCAGGTACATTCGGCTGTGGAAGCGCTTGTTCCTCCACAGCGCCAGTAGCACGGTCACGTTTTCCAGCACGATCAGAATGCAGAtcagcagcagcactgtgatTCTGGAGGCCCCACTGCTGCGTGGGCGGTCCCACTTCCCACAATGATTGTAGTGGGCGACAATCACAGGGTCCATGCCGTACTCCATCACCTGGGGCTCCATCCTGGCTTTCCTCACTTTAGACACCAGAGGGAGCCATTGCGCAGATGACCGTTAACAACTGAACAACTGAGCTCTCCAATTCAACTCCCATGATGTCATCATGAACGTTAAAACAAGACCCTGCcataacaatataaatacatttataaataaatcagatgcatttaattaatgaaGAGATTAAGAATAGCAAAGCTTCAATCCTTAGTGCCATGCTTTACTTTGCTTCAAACATAACAAAAATTCTGCTGTATAATGTTGGGTTATTTATCCATATAAAAACTATTGACATTCACCtacactttgttttgttgtcaatAAAGCACGACCCAGTTATATTATGTATTAACCCTTTAAAGACGATTGTGCTCACACTTTAAATTATAAAGCTCCTTGCATGTAGTTGTATACTATGTATATCTTTAGACCTTAATAAATGCTTGTGCCCTTGTTCTAAGGCAACTTACGGTTGACAGTTACTCCCAAATCTGGCTTTGAAATGCCTCTCACCTAGATTCTAaactgttttggtgtctttaaTGTTGAAGAGCTAATCATCTGACTTGGAGCAAGAACAATTACGATATAATTATAAGGTTATAACTGTTAAGAACACTTACTCCTACTAAAGGAAATACCAGACAGTGACTGAAAGCCAGATCTGCTTCTAGGGCcttaatatacagtacatttagcAAGAAACAGGAGAAACGCTTCTTATGAATTAAATTATGTACCGTCTTTCTCCAAATCAAACACAATGTTGACGTACTTGAtcatatacattcacacagaaagcacaggggacacacccctctctcttcctctctctcacacacagtcatggCAGGAATTCCTGATATAATTCAGTACATGCAATTTCTCAGTCATACCCCTgtacaaacacatgaaataaatttttCTTCCGCTacctttgttttcttccttctgCATCATCCACATGTAATTTGTTTGCACAAATAAACTACCCCAGAAGCCTCTTTTTTTCACTAGTTCATCGAATAAAAAGCAACCCCTATACAAGTTCTTTCGCAATGAAACACTACCACTTAATTGTGTGAAATGTAGGATTATGTCGCTCATGCAGCATTCAGGcataaagtgtaaaaaaaaaaagtaccttTGCTCCTTAGTGCATTTCAGGGAAGTCCACGAACTGTTGAACTGCGATCGCAGCTGGGACATACCGCGTGCagcagggcaaaaaaaaagaaaaaactagaCACCCCAAACTGAGCAACGGTGGGCTTTGGGTTGTCCTGTCGCGCTATTAATATTCACCTACACCTCTCCAGTGTAGgggaaaatgctttttctgATTAAGCGCTCGGCTATCCCCATACCACTCTAGCGCGCTTCTGTTCGGGGGATATTTATCTTCATGTTCTAACTTTCCCACGCGCAGCTTCTCCTATCTTCCCCTCCGTTTGAAAGGTGTGGCGCTCGCACTTCTTCTTTATTACAGTCTCTTTCCCAAACCTTTCATAATATCTTCGCAGCAATGTTTCCATTCCCATCTGAACCCTTCCAACTCTTCTCACAGACTTCAAAATCTTCGTCGTCCAATGGCGAGATAAGAGCGCAGCGGAGGGTGGGCGTTAGCGTGAATACAATCTTTTGGCACGCAATTGTGGCGACGTCTGGCAACTGTATGTTAATGTCGCTTGTTCATCTCCCACCGTTTTATGGTTATTAACGGACCATGtaggtaataataatacaaattagAGTGACAAAGGCTTcactaaatacacacacacacacacacacacacacatatatatatatatatatatatatgaatatatacgtatatattgtatatatatatatatatatatatacaatatatacgTCTATATATA from Megalops cyprinoides isolate fMegCyp1 chromosome 20, fMegCyp1.pri, whole genome shotgun sequence encodes:
- the LOC118795804 gene encoding sphingosine 1-phosphate receptor 3-like, yielding MEPQVMEYGMDPVIVAHYNHCGKWDRPRSSGASRITVLLLICILIVLENVTVLLALWRNKRFHSRMYLLIGNLALSDLLAGVAYAVNIFTSGRRTFFLTPWQWLAREGSMFVALSASTFSLLIIGIERHMTMVRLRPCEVARRGRLLCMLGACWTVSVLLGALPSLGWNCIGSLPSCSTVLPLYHKSYLAFCISIFTALLVAILILYIRIYWLVTSSSRRVRGRPSEHSLGLLRTVVIVLGVFMACWAPLFLLLLLDVDCQSGRCPVLYQVDWFITLAVLNSALNPLIYTLSSREMRAAFFRLLCCGQPHLTSPPPNAVPPNLATAIPTVENSRSSL
- the LOC118795388 gene encoding zinc-binding protein A33-like — translated: MTKWIQSLSDTIGGVEQEMEAPRVSFLHNYEATMKSTQCTVEDPESLSEGELIDTAKHLGSLKYRVWEKMQGICQYTPVTLDPNTAMPNLLLSEELSRVSLAGENRQLPDNPERFRHHSIVLGSEGFTAGRHTWDIEVGNNTHWVLGVAQGSVRRKEEAAALSSRHGLWAICQINGEYSALASPTTPLSVKWRPRMIRVALDWDKGKVTFSDPIYDEHIHTYRSKFTEKLFPYFLTLCKLHHLQILPQKVSVKVV